One window of the Salvia miltiorrhiza cultivar Shanhuang (shh) chromosome 6, IMPLAD_Smil_shh, whole genome shotgun sequence genome contains the following:
- the LOC130988538 gene encoding acid phosphatase 1-like: protein MAFIQWGLITLIVILCAGPTWSAPSIIQITPEKETDRRRADDLYCSSWRFTVETNDAGAWTRVPPRCVDFVKEYITGDLYSSELEAVAANSEAYARAIGVSGDGRDAWVFDIDETLLSNVPYYAVHGFGSEIFDEPSFDEWVELAEAPAIVPGLRLYKELQELGFTIFLLTGRGEYQRHATERNLMYAGFTSWQKLILRGNSDKGKPASVFKSEKRKEIEDAGYIIHGSSGDQWSDLMGFAVARRSFKLPNPLYYIA from the exons ATGGCGTTCATCCAATGGGGCCTGATTACGCTCATCGTGATCCTCTGCGCTGGGCCCACTTGGTCGGCCCCATCGATCATTCAGATAACGCCGGAAAAGGAGACCGACCGCCGCCGAGCTGACGACCTGTACTGCAGCAGCTGGCGGTTCACGGTGGAGACAAACGACGCCGGCGCCTGGACGCGGGTGCCGCCGAGGTGCGTCGATTTCGTGAAGGAGTACATCACCGGCGACCTCTACAGCTCGGAGCTGGAGGCCGTGGCCGCCAATTCGGAGGCGTACGCCAGGGCTATCGGGGTCTCCGGCGACGGGAGGGACGCCTGGGTTTTCGACATTGACGAGACCTTGCTGTCCAATGTGCCCTACTACGCCGTCCATGGATTTGG ATCGGAGATCTTTGATGAACCTTCTTTCGACGAATGGGTAGAGTTGGCCGAGGCTCCTGCCATAGTCCCTGGCTTGAGATTGTACAAGGAGCTACAGGAGCTAGGCTTCACAATATTTCTGTTGACCGGACGGGGTGAATATCAGAGGCACGCTACCGAGCGCAATCTAATGTATGCTGGATTCACCAGCTGGCAAAAGCTTATCCTCAG GGGAAACTCTGATAAAGGTAAGCCGGCATCAGTGTTCAAATCTGAGAAGAGGAAGGAGATTGAGGATGCAGGTTACATAATACACGGGAGCTCTGGAGATCAGTGGAGCGACTTGATGGGATTCGCTGTGGCAAGACGATCCTTCAAACTACCCAACCCCTTATACTACATTGCCTAG
- the LOC130988539 gene encoding uncharacterized protein LOC130988539, producing the protein MASNMLPFRPLMKPATTFAHDQKSPKWWAPLFGFSSEPDYMNPVPDGKKGAESEWKPAAKTRLAPGCFTEEKARQFRKMTCDASSFHETMYHSAIASRLASDFSDRSAAA; encoded by the coding sequence ATGGCGTCCAACATGCTACCCTTCCGGCCCCTGATGAAACCAGCCACGACCTTCGCCCACGACCAGAAATCTCCCAAGTGGTGGGCTCCACTTTTCGGCTTCTCATCTGAACCGGACTACATGAACCCGGTCCCGGACGGCAAGAAGGGGGCTGAGTCAGAGTGGAAGCCAGCAGCAAAAACCCGGTTGGCTCCCGGGTGTTTCACGGAGGAGAAAGCCAGGCAGTTCCGGAAGATGACTTGCGATGCGTCGTCGTTTCATGAGACCATGTACCACTCTGCCATAGCTTCCAGGCTAGCTTCAGACTTCTCCGATCGCTCTGCCGCCGCCTGA
- the LOC130988540 gene encoding uncharacterized protein LOC130988540, with product MDPCPFVRLIVESLALNLPSSAAATCYAKLKLHKFPSQTLPLPISAAADPPPSSSSSSTFHLDPDALRLFSKKPLTTLKISVFAGRAPRSCGVATGKLFGTLKLCVNLTNSRSRSCIYHSGWMKLGGVEEGEPAARLHLVVRSEPDPRFVFQFGGEPECSPVVFQIQENIRQPVFSCKFSADRSHRSRCVPSDLNKQQRGWGRTFCGGRERKGWMITVYDLSGSAVAAASMVTPFVPSPGSDRVCRSNPGAWLVLRPSGVSISSWKPWGRLEAWRESGGSLGYKLELMTKSGLATGIPIAQGSLSVRKGGSFCIDSLRKEANVGCFVMGSSVEGEGKTSKPVVQVSVQHVACAALFVALAAAVDLSMDACRLFSRKLRKEFTHDHQELM from the exons ATGGATCCCTGCCCATTCGTTCGACTCATCGTGGAGTCACTAGCCCTCAATCTcccctcctccgccgccgccacaTGCTACGCCAAGCTCAAACTCCACAAGTTTCCTTCCCAAACCCTCCCACTCCCAATCTCCGCCGCCGCAGACCCACCGccctcctcctcttcctcctccacaTTCCACCTAGACCCCGACGCCCTCCGCCTCTTCTCCAAGAAGCCTCTCACCACCCTCAAAATCTCCGTCTTCGCCGGCCGCGCCCCCCGCTCGTGTGGCGTCGCCACCGGAAAGCTATTCGGCACCCTCAAATTATGCGTTAATCTCACTAATTCTCGCTCCAGGAGCTGCATTTACCACAGCGGCTGGATGAAGCTCGGTGGCGTGGAGGAGGGCGAGCCGGCGGCGAGGTTGCACCTGGTTGTCCGGTCTGAACCGGACCCGCGCTTCGTGTTCCAGTTCGGAGGTGAACCGGAGTGCAGCCCGGTGGTTTTCCAGATTCAGGAGAATATAAGGCAGCCGGTTTTCAGCTGCAAGTTCAGCGCGGACCGGAGTCATAGATCACG GTGTGTTCCTTCAGATTTGAACAAGCAGCAGAGAGGGTGGGGGCGAACATTTTGTGgcgggagagagagaaaaggatgGATGATAACAGTATACGATCTGTCTGGGTCGGCTGTGGCGGCAGCGTCGATGGTGACCCCGTTCGTGCCGTCGCCGGGGTCGGACCGCGTGTGCCGATCAAACCCGGGCGCGTGGCTGGTCCTCCGCCCGAGCGGCGTCTCCATCAGCAGCTGGAAGCCGTGGGGGCGGCTGGAGGCGTGGCGGGAGAGCGGGGGCAGCCTGGGCTACAAGTTGGAGCTGATGACCAAGTCGGGCCTCGCCACCGGAATCCCCATCGCCCAAGGAAGCTTGAGCGTCAGGAAAGGGGGAAGTTTCTGCATCGACAGCTTGAGAAAGGAGGCGAATGTTGGATGTTTCGTGATGGGGTCGAGCGTGGAAGGAGAGGGGAAGACGAGCAAGCCGGTGGTGCAAGTTAGCGTGCAGCATGTCGCGTGCGCCGCCCTCTTCGTTGCGCTCGCGGCTGCTGTCGACCTTAGCATGGATGCTTGCAGATTGTTTTCCAGGAAACTCAGGAAAGAATTCACCCATGACCACCAAGAATTAATGTAA
- the LOC130988541 gene encoding profilin-2-like has product MSWQTYVDEHLMCDIEGNAGLKLAAAAILGHDGAVWAQSATFPQLKPDEIKGILADFEEPGTLAPTGLFFGGAKYMVIQGEPGAVIRGKKGSGGITIKKTGQALIFGVYEEPVTPGQCNMVVERLADYLIDQGM; this is encoded by the exons ATGTCGTGGCAAACTTACGTCGATGAGCACTTGATGTGCGATATTGAAGGCAATGCCGGCCTGAAactggcggcggcggccatcCTGGGTCACGACGGCGCCGTGTGGGCTCAGAGCGCCACCTTCCCTCAG TTGAAGCCAGATGAGATCAAAGGGATATTGGCGGATTTTGAGGAACCTGGGACTCTAGCCCCCACTGGTTTGTTCTTTGGGGGGGCCAAGTATATGGTTATTCAAGGAGAGCCCGGCGCTGTCATCCGTGGAAAGAAG GGATCTGGAGGCATAACTATCAAGAAGACAGGGCAAGCATTGATTTTCGGGGTGTACGAGGAGCCCGTCACTCCGGGCCAATGCAACATGGTTGTCGAGAGGCTCGCCGATTACCTGATCGATCAGGGCATGTAG